One Streptomyces sp. NBC_01237 genomic region harbors:
- a CDS encoding PucR family transcriptional regulator ligand-binding domain-containing protein, with amino-acid sequence MRLRALLDTDALGLRLLGGEAELDRTVRGVMTTDLRDPSRYLSGGELVLTGLAWRRDAADSEPFVRILAGAQVAGLAAGEAELGDIPGDLVEACRHHRLPLFAVNETVAFATITEHVVRQVSGERAGDLAAVVDRHRRLMTSGPAGGGPEVVLDLLTSDLDLRAWVLSPTGRQIAGAGEPLTPRVGAELAGRHLAATRTGRRGPHRTTVGGRTYSLFPIRNTGRGALPASRDVRESVLSDWLLAVEADASDWPAARLDLLQGVTQLIAVERDRRDAARTVRRRLAQEVLELVQAGAAPAEIAARLRVAAPVLLPGLGTAPHWQVVVARVDWTAEGAPGSAGFAPDIAGGPVAQALLEEILVDPAVSGPDSADRIAVAHTGDEAIALVPLSSTGPAAAAGSPVTAGAGSAGSAGADPDAASDEDAPAEGDPALHADVLLATVREPLSAGLADDGRLTLGVSAAVHSAEGLRGALEEARHARRVAAARPGRVCAAGHHELASHVLLLPFVPDDVRRAFTARLLDPLRDYDRRHRAELIETLESFLDCDGSWTRCAARLHLHVNTLRYRVGRIEQLTGRDLSRLEDKLDFFLALRMS; translated from the coding sequence ATGCGGCTGCGCGCACTGCTGGACACCGACGCGCTGGGCCTGCGGCTGCTCGGCGGCGAGGCCGAACTGGACCGCACGGTCCGGGGCGTCATGACCACCGACCTGCGCGACCCCAGCCGCTACCTCTCGGGAGGCGAGCTGGTCCTCACCGGTCTCGCCTGGCGCCGTGACGCGGCGGACTCGGAGCCGTTCGTCCGGATTCTGGCGGGGGCCCAGGTCGCCGGACTCGCGGCGGGCGAGGCGGAGCTCGGCGACATCCCGGGCGACCTGGTCGAGGCGTGCCGGCACCATCGCCTCCCCCTCTTCGCCGTGAACGAGACCGTGGCATTCGCAACGATCACCGAGCATGTGGTGCGCCAGGTGTCGGGCGAGCGGGCCGGGGACCTGGCGGCCGTCGTCGACCGGCACCGCAGGCTGATGACCTCGGGCCCGGCGGGCGGCGGCCCCGAGGTGGTCCTCGACCTCCTCACCTCCGACCTGGATCTTCGGGCCTGGGTGCTCTCGCCCACCGGCCGGCAGATCGCGGGGGCCGGTGAGCCGCTGACCCCCCGGGTCGGGGCCGAGCTGGCCGGACGGCATCTGGCCGCAACCCGCACCGGACGACGGGGACCGCACCGGACCACGGTGGGCGGCAGAACGTATTCACTGTTCCCGATCCGGAACACCGGCCGGGGCGCCCTGCCTGCCTCCCGCGATGTGCGCGAGTCGGTGCTCTCCGACTGGCTGCTCGCCGTCGAGGCCGACGCGAGCGACTGGCCGGCGGCCCGGCTCGATCTGCTCCAGGGCGTCACCCAGCTGATCGCCGTCGAACGCGACCGGCGCGACGCGGCCCGTACGGTACGCCGCCGGCTCGCCCAGGAGGTCCTGGAGCTGGTCCAGGCGGGCGCCGCCCCGGCCGAGATCGCGGCCAGGCTGCGGGTCGCCGCACCGGTCCTGCTGCCGGGGCTCGGGACCGCGCCGCACTGGCAGGTCGTCGTGGCCCGGGTCGACTGGACCGCCGAGGGCGCACCGGGGTCCGCCGGTTTTGCCCCCGACATCGCGGGCGGTCCCGTCGCCCAGGCGCTGCTGGAGGAGATCCTGGTGGACCCGGCCGTCAGCGGCCCGGACTCCGCCGACCGGATCGCCGTCGCGCACACGGGCGACGAGGCGATCGCCCTCGTACCGCTGTCCTCCACCGGCCCGGCCGCGGCTGCCGGAAGCCCCGTGACCGCGGGTGCCGGGAGCGCCGGGAGCGCCGGGGCGGATCCGGACGCGGCTTCCGACGAGGACGCACCGGCCGAGGGCGACCCCGCGCTCCATGCCGACGTGCTCCTGGCCACCGTCCGTGAGCCGCTCTCCGCGGGGCTCGCGGACGACGGCCGCCTGACACTGGGTGTCAGCGCGGCGGTGCATTCCGCCGAGGGGCTGCGCGGCGCCCTGGAGGAGGCCCGGCACGCCCGCCGGGTGGCGGCGGCCCGTCCGGGCCGGGTCTGCGCGGCCGGGCACCACGAGCTGGCCTCGCACGTCCTGCTGCTGCCCTTCGTGCCCGACGACGTCCGCCGGGCCTTCACCGCCCGGCTGCTGGACCCGCTGCGCGACTACGACCGGCGCCACCGCGCCGAGCTGATCGAGACGCTGGAGTCATTCCTGGACTGCGACGGTTCCTGGACCCGCTGCGCGGCCCGGCTGCACCTCCACGTCAACACGCTGCGCTACCGCGTCGGCCGCATCGAGCAGTTGACGGGACGTGACCTTTCCCGGCTGGAGGACAAGCTCGACTTCTTCCTCGCACTGCGTATGAGCTGA
- a CDS encoding FAD binding domain-containing protein, which translates to MDFLRPASWEEALAAKAEHPTAVPIAGGTDVMVEINFDHRRPEYLLDLNRIGELSEWEVGQENVRLGASVPYSDIMEHLRAELPCLALASHTVASPQIRNRGGVGGNLGTASPAGDAHPALLAAGAEVEAESVRGIRMIPIDAFYTGVKRNALAPDELIRAVHIKKADGPQQYSKVGTRNAMVIAVCAFGLALHPGTRTVRTGIGSAAPTPVRAKEAEEFLNAALEEGGFWESGRIITPSIAKQFADLASGACNPIDDVRGTAKYRRHAVGIMARRTLGWTWEQYRGAGRTLEGAA; encoded by the coding sequence ATGGACTTCCTTCGCCCCGCCAGCTGGGAGGAGGCGCTCGCCGCCAAGGCCGAGCACCCCACGGCTGTTCCCATCGCGGGCGGCACCGATGTGATGGTCGAGATCAACTTCGACCACCGGCGGCCCGAGTATCTCCTGGACCTGAACCGCATCGGTGAGCTGTCCGAGTGGGAGGTGGGCCAGGAGAACGTACGGCTCGGCGCCTCCGTCCCGTACAGCGACATCATGGAGCACCTGCGGGCCGAGCTGCCCTGCCTGGCGCTCGCCTCGCACACCGTCGCCTCCCCGCAGATCCGCAACCGCGGCGGCGTCGGCGGCAACCTCGGCACCGCGTCGCCCGCCGGTGACGCCCACCCCGCCCTCCTCGCCGCGGGGGCCGAGGTCGAGGCCGAGTCCGTACGCGGCATCCGGATGATCCCCATCGACGCCTTCTACACCGGCGTCAAGCGCAACGCGCTGGCCCCGGACGAGCTGATCCGGGCCGTACACATCAAGAAGGCCGACGGGCCGCAGCAGTACTCCAAGGTCGGCACCCGCAACGCGATGGTCATCGCCGTCTGCGCCTTCGGCCTCGCCCTGCACCCCGGGACCCGCACGGTCCGCACCGGCATCGGCTCCGCCGCCCCGACCCCGGTCCGGGCCAAGGAGGCGGAGGAGTTCCTGAACGCCGCGCTCGAAGAGGGCGGGTTCTGGGAGAGCGGCAGGATCATCACCCCGTCGATCGCCAAGCAGTTCGCCGACCTCGCCTCCGGCGCCTGCAACCCGATCGACGACGTGCGGGGCACCGCGAAGTACCGCAGGCACGCGGTCGGCATCATGGCCCGCCGCACGCTCGGCTGGACCTGGGAGCAGTACCGCGGCGCGGGCCGCACGCTTGAAGGAGCTGCATAA
- a CDS encoding (2Fe-2S)-binding protein, translating to MRVNFTVNGRQQEADDVWEGESLLYVLRERMGLPGSKNACEQGECGSCTVRLDGVPVCSCLVAAGQVEGREVVTVEGLADYAKHREDAHPGGGCASGSCGTTLDAAQRWQAGPADGQSGEAVELSPIQQAFIDAGAVQCGFCTPGLLVAADELLETHPSPSDQDIREALSGNLCRCTGYEKILDAVRLAAARQEEAVR from the coding sequence ATGCGAGTGAATTTCACGGTCAACGGCCGTCAGCAGGAAGCCGACGACGTCTGGGAGGGGGAGTCCCTCCTGTACGTCCTGCGCGAGCGCATGGGGCTTCCCGGTTCCAAGAACGCCTGCGAGCAGGGCGAATGCGGCTCCTGCACGGTCCGCCTGGACGGTGTGCCGGTCTGTTCCTGTCTGGTCGCCGCCGGTCAGGTCGAGGGCCGCGAGGTCGTCACCGTCGAGGGGCTCGCCGACTACGCCAAGCACCGCGAGGACGCCCACCCCGGCGGCGGCTGCGCCTCCGGTTCCTGCGGCACGACGCTCGACGCCGCCCAGCGATGGCAGGCCGGGCCCGCCGACGGGCAGAGCGGTGAAGCCGTCGAACTGTCCCCCATCCAGCAGGCGTTCATCGACGCCGGAGCCGTCCAGTGCGGCTTCTGCACCCCCGGCCTGCTCGTCGCGGCCGACGAACTGCTGGAGACCCACCCCTCCCCGTCCGACCAGGACATCCGCGAGGCGCTCTCCGGGAACCTGTGCCGTTGCACCGGTTACGAGAAGATCCTCGACGCGGTCCGCCTCGCGGCCGCCCGTCAGGAAGAGGCGGTCCGATAG
- a CDS encoding xanthine dehydrogenase family protein molybdopterin-binding subunit, whose amino-acid sequence MALHPRVATVPAGTPTKITQGSPTKGGIGESTLRPDGILKVTGEFAYSSDMWHEDMLWGHTLRSTVAHAEIRSIDIGEAVATPGVYAVLTYDDLPAAMKNYGLEIQDTPVLAHGRVRHHGEPVALVAADHPETARRAAAKIKIDYVELPVITDEASATAPGAILIHEDRDDHHIGHVPHPNIVHRQPIIRGDADAAAARADVIVTGDYTFGMQDQAFLGPESGLAVPSEDGGVELYVATQWLHSDLRQIAPVLGLPEDKVRMTLSGVGGAFGGREDLSMQIHACLLALRTGKPVKIVYNRFESFFGHVHRHPAKLHYEHGATKDGKLTHMKCRIVLDGGAYASASPAVVGNASSLAVGPYAVEDVDIEAIALYTNNPPCGAMRGFGAVQACFAYEAQMDKLAAELGLDPVEFRQRNAMEQGTLLPTGQPCDSPAPVAELLRRVKSRPLPPERQWLSVDAAGSSVDVRDLPGGLSNTTHGEGVVRGVGYAVGLKNVGFSEGFDDYSTARVRMEVINGEPVATVHTAMAEVGQGGVTVHAQIARTELGVSQVTIHPADTQVGSAGSTSASRQTYVTGGAVKNSCEAVREQVLELGRRRFGTYHPAWATAELLLEGGKVVTDGGEVLADVADVLQDESIDVELEWRHRPTEAFDLRTGQGNGHVQYSFAAHRAVVEVDTELGLVKVIELACAQDVGKALNPLSVIGQIQGGSLQGMGVAIMEEIIVDPETAKVRNPSFTDYLLPTILDTPTIPVDVLELADDHAPYGLRGVGEAPTLSSTPAVLAAIRNATGLELNRTPVRPEHLTGT is encoded by the coding sequence ATGGCGCTGCATCCACGAGTCGCCACCGTCCCGGCCGGCACGCCCACCAAGATCACCCAGGGTTCGCCCACCAAGGGCGGCATCGGTGAGTCCACACTGCGCCCCGACGGCATCCTGAAGGTCACCGGAGAGTTCGCGTACTCCTCCGACATGTGGCACGAGGACATGCTGTGGGGCCACACGCTCCGCTCCACCGTCGCGCACGCCGAGATCAGGTCCATCGACATCGGCGAAGCCGTCGCGACGCCCGGCGTCTACGCCGTGCTGACCTACGACGACCTGCCCGCCGCGATGAAGAACTACGGCCTGGAGATCCAGGACACCCCGGTCCTGGCGCACGGCAGGGTCCGCCACCACGGTGAGCCGGTGGCCCTGGTCGCCGCCGACCACCCGGAGACCGCCCGCCGCGCCGCGGCCAAGATCAAGATCGACTACGTCGAACTGCCGGTCATCACGGACGAGGCGTCCGCGACCGCACCCGGCGCGATCCTGATCCACGAGGACCGCGACGACCACCACATCGGCCATGTGCCGCACCCCAACATCGTGCACCGCCAGCCGATCATCCGCGGCGACGCCGACGCGGCCGCCGCGCGGGCCGACGTCATCGTCACCGGCGACTACACCTTCGGCATGCAGGACCAGGCGTTCCTCGGCCCGGAGTCCGGGCTCGCCGTGCCCTCCGAGGACGGCGGCGTCGAGCTGTACGTCGCCACCCAGTGGCTGCACTCCGACCTCCGTCAGATCGCCCCCGTCCTCGGTCTGCCCGAGGACAAGGTCCGCATGACGCTCTCCGGCGTCGGCGGTGCCTTCGGCGGGCGTGAGGACCTGTCGATGCAGATCCACGCCTGCCTGCTGGCGCTGCGCACCGGCAAGCCCGTCAAGATCGTCTACAACCGGTTCGAGTCCTTCTTCGGGCACGTCCACCGGCACCCGGCGAAGCTCCACTACGAGCACGGCGCCACCAAGGACGGCAAGCTCACGCACATGAAGTGCAGGATCGTCCTGGACGGCGGCGCCTACGCGTCGGCCTCCCCGGCGGTCGTCGGGAACGCCTCCTCGCTCGCGGTCGGCCCCTACGCCGTCGAGGACGTCGACATCGAGGCGATCGCGCTCTACACCAACAACCCGCCCTGCGGAGCCATGCGCGGCTTCGGCGCGGTCCAGGCGTGCTTCGCGTACGAGGCGCAGATGGACAAGCTGGCGGCCGAACTGGGCCTGGACCCGGTCGAGTTCCGTCAGCGCAACGCCATGGAACAGGGCACCTTGCTGCCGACCGGCCAGCCCTGCGACTCACCCGCCCCCGTCGCCGAACTCCTGCGCCGGGTCAAGTCCCGTCCGCTGCCGCCCGAGCGGCAGTGGCTGTCCGTCGACGCGGCGGGCAGCTCCGTCGACGTCCGCGACCTGCCCGGCGGCCTCTCCAACACCACGCACGGCGAAGGCGTCGTCCGCGGCGTCGGCTACGCGGTGGGCCTGAAGAACGTCGGCTTCTCCGAGGGCTTCGACGACTACTCCACCGCACGGGTCCGGATGGAGGTCATCAACGGCGAGCCGGTCGCCACCGTGCACACCGCGATGGCCGAGGTCGGCCAGGGCGGCGTCACCGTGCACGCCCAGATCGCCCGTACCGAACTCGGCGTCAGCCAGGTCACCATCCACCCGGCCGACACCCAGGTCGGCTCGGCCGGCTCCACCTCCGCCTCCCGTCAGACGTACGTCACCGGCGGCGCCGTGAAGAACTCCTGCGAGGCCGTACGCGAACAGGTCCTGGAGCTCGGACGGCGCAGGTTCGGCACGTACCACCCGGCCTGGGCCACCGCCGAACTGCTCCTGGAGGGCGGCAAGGTCGTCACCGACGGCGGCGAGGTGCTCGCCGATGTCGCCGATGTGCTCCAGGACGAGTCCATCGACGTCGAGCTGGAGTGGCGCCACCGGCCCACCGAGGCGTTCGACCTGCGCACCGGTCAGGGCAACGGCCATGTCCAGTACTCCTTCGCCGCACACCGCGCCGTCGTCGAGGTCGACACCGAGCTGGGCCTGGTCAAGGTCATCGAACTGGCCTGTGCCCAGGACGTCGGCAAGGCACTCAACCCGCTCTCCGTGATCGGCCAGATCCAGGGCGGCTCCCTCCAGGGCATGGGCGTCGCCATCATGGAGGAGATCATCGTCGACCCGGAGACCGCGAAGGTGCGCAACCCGTCCTTCACGGACTACCTGCTGCCCACCATCCTCGACACCCCGACCATCCCGGTCGATGTGCTCGAACTGGCCGACGACCACGCCCCGTACGGGCTCCGCGGCGTCGGCGAGGCCCCGACCCTCTCGTCCACCCCCGCCGTCCTCGCGGCGATCCGGAACGCGACGGGGCTGGAGCTCAACAGGACGCCGGTGCGCCCCGAGCACCTCACCGGCACCTGA